TGATTCAAATACTGTAATACTCGGAAGAGTTCATTCTAATGTGTGAGTATTAGACGGGAAGTCTATTAACTCAAGATTCGTCATTGAGTTGTAACCTCCAAGCTATTCACTAATGGAATCCAGTCGATTAGCTACTAAGGTGAAAAAGTAGACGTAAGCTTGAacaaagctgaaccactataaattctCTATGCAAATTCTCTATCCATTAATCTCATTGTCTTTTCAATTTGATAGTTGAATAGTGCATGTCGCTGCATTTGAGGACACCTCGGATCTTGTTAGCGATCATATTCTGAACTAAACTTTGAGCTTATCCGTTTAATTTCCGCATTGATTTCTAAAGTTCATCGAAATTAtttattcaccccctctaggtgataaagCTAGCAccaataattggtatcagagcctaatgctttttttttttttaagtatcattacttctgagctaacgatctttgtGGCTAGCAATTTTGTTTAAACTTGGATTGAAGAAGGAAGCAACATCAGGTCTCCTTACTTTGACGAAAAGGAGTATAGCTATTGGTAAAACAAATTCAAGGCAACCATTGTCCGGACCGATAAAATTCAACAAGCTTCCGAGAGGACCTTCAAAAGAACAAGATGACCCACGGAAGAGAAACTAGATGACAAATTCAACAAAAACTGGAAACATAAATCCAGTCATCCAAAAGATTTTGTCTTAGATGCATAGAAAAAGGGATATAACTAATCGATTAGTCAATTAGGTTGGTGCTAAGCGATGTACTGTTAAGTCgcatttggtcgtccgtatTTCTAGTCAAAATAAGATAGAATAAGAAATCTAAAGATTTTGTTATATCATATCTACTGTTTTGTGAAtcatggatttaaagtcgaataAGCGGAGACAGGCCGCTATTGAGATCGACTCTATTTCCCTAAAACATCatgatgctttagaaattattcagtaATGAGTATTGATGAGTGAGTTGTTGTTGCGTATAGATTTGTGCCATCTGAATTCGAGAACATCATCGACGGAACAAACCGCGTAGAATTGAGGGTCTTAATTTGGAGTCGAAGCCTTTGAGAATGACCTACTGGCCTTCCTCACAATCTTGTcaagtgagtaaacaagtgctaaataatctaattatttgACATCTTTTCACAAGTTAAAGATGCACTTATGCAGATCGTTCAAAAGAGCTACATTGAAAGTCAATGATCAGCttcgagttcttcataacatgtcgagACCTCTCTTAAATGTTGAAAAGGTTCAAGTTGTTAAAAGACGATGCTCATGATCTCATATCACgccaaacaatcaattaaagaacaaGGTTGTGGAGATACCTAGCTTTGCGGCTAGATACCCCAAACCGGCGCCACCAGAGAGGCTACCATACTTGACGGTCGCCGCCACCGGAGAAGCGATCCCCCGCCAAAGAGGCGACCTAGCATGGAAGAGAGGCAGTGGTTGtgggaaaattttgatttttttcatatctactctcttgagaaatcctatccaagTATATGccccccctcccctaggatttttttatgctAGCTATATCCACCCATATCCCTCTTTATCGTATTCTAGACATCTACCAaacataggataggatatgtttaTCCTAGCTTATATCCTAACAACCAAATGCAATTAAGAAGTAATTATTTGAGTTTAAACATATTCAAGCCTTTCCCATCTTGCCATGTCAAAAAGATGACGCGTCTTAAAGAAAATGTTGATTTTTGTCTAAACAGGTCAAGCTTGTAAGACACAATTCTTATCGTGTCTTACACGAGTTGATCCATTTACGACATGAGCCGGCTCATATCAAATCCAAGCTTGTTTAACTATGTATCATGTATTAATTTGTCTCATATTAggtcttaattttattttggtcCCTAGCGTTAAATAGGTCTCAAGTTTGAGCTACGATGAAATCCGATCCGATGAAGATATGAGCGCTTTCGATTACATGAAAGTCAAAAATCAACGTGCTATTGTAATCGGCCAAAGAATTGACAATCATGCCGCGGAATATTGATAGGAAAGTCCACTGTTGAGGTTGGGTTCAAAGGAAGAATGAAGGccatgtgaagctctcttgtcCTTTCTTCTTAAGCTCTGTTTGTTTGGGATaatgaatcatttgaaaaatatttttcttaaaagtaaTCGCttatatcaataaaaaaaaaagctcaataccaaaaaattccaaatttaccatatgttccaattatataaaaaaaaaatttgtcccctaaaaaaatctcaacttttacttttgtcctaattctacatacctaatacccaaaaaattctcaactttaacATCTGtcttaattatatccaaaaaattgttttatctcataaaaaattatcaacttttacttGTATTCCAATTTTAATCattgttagttaatcctactTAGTATTTTCACTTCATTAATGAATTATATCTTAGCAAAACCGACATGAAAAAATCCAACaacttctcttctattgttTACTTTCCCTACATATTGTTGGGAGATACAGAGCAGCTCAAGACGGAGCGTTTCGGATTCTCCCCggcactcaacagcccaaagaacGGCTAAACGTGGAGATTAGATTATTTGGACGAACAATCTCAAATCTCTTCGTCCCCGAAACCtactattttttaatttggaaaatccATTGGTAAGTTCATAGAGAAATTTTGAGCCACATAGgataactaatggtgattatggatagAAGACTTCCAgtggtagaattaggacaaaagtaaaagttgggatttttctatgagacaaaaaaaaaaatttgcatataATTGAGATAAATGTTAAAGTTTGGCACCCACCGGTTGGTGGCCACGCCAGTTTGCGCTCGGTTCTTTTCACGAGAGGTCATGGGTTCAAAACTTCATGGTGCCAGTGTCTTACCCGGGCACTGTGGTGGtataattgagataaaagtaaaagttgagggctttttacgagacaaaaaaattagatataaatgggacagatgctaaagttgagagttttttgggtattaggccctcaaaaaatgaataagcaaaaaatattttcattattcgtgaaaaatattggatataaattattggtaataataaaaatattttcattgatttaATTATTTCGAAGATACACAtgattatttttgagaaaacacGAAAAATAAGAGTGAAGTGTGGGGAAAGTTGACATACACGAAGCTTCGTAAGAGAAGAGTGCAGTGATGGGCATTGATTGCATGggttaaagaaaaagagaaaagagagggcatcatgcgagagagagagagagagagagaggatgaagtGCAGTGATGCCCATTCAATGGTTATGGACTTGGCCATTCCTCCtcgtctttttctttcctctttccccCTTGAGCATCCTTAATAAAACACGAAGAGGTAAGAGTGAGAGAGCGTGAGAACTCCGCAACTACGTAGAGAGAGATTGAAGAAATCGTGAAGAGAGTTCTCTTCCTGTTGAGATCATACTCGAGTGATTTAGGCATTTAACTCTTGcaattagaattttttaattcatttgcgaAAATAAGAGATTAATTCGGTAGAAATCTTGAGGGGCTAAACACTGAGTGAGTTCTTGGGGTACTTGAGGGTTGGAAAATACCAAGAGAGGAGTAATTGTAGTTTCCGTTGTATCGCTCGTTTTGTAGTGGGATTATATGTTGCTCTCTCACGTAAACGTAAGTCACACCGACCAAACCACATGAACCGGTGTCcgatttctttccttccttccatTTTATAGCACATGGATtgtcataaaattttcttttgaagaattTCAATATTCTGTGAGACTTTTAAGTTAGGTTTGATCATTTGATTTCTAGCAAGGAAATATGAAATTCATGGATTTTACTATATGCTATCCTTGTTTGGTGAATTGCAATAATAAAGCCGTATATCTTCACATCATATCatatctattattttttatttttttatttttatttctttttccccccttccctcattcattaataaattttatagtataaatattatatgtatatatatatatatatatatttaatttttattataaaatagaaagaaattcaaatatataaacaaaaacaggatcaaataaaaatgaaattgttgtaatttttggtaaagttgaaatttttcatattataattcaaatatcataatttacatacaaatgtcattttaattttactaatttaagaagtttgttttTCAAGAAGAATAACTTTTAAATTATGGATATgagaaatcatatccacctTTATCTCACCTTAATTTTATCTAGCCTATAGCCATCTTATATTTGACTTTATCTTGTCTTGAGTAGGCACCAAACACATGATAGAATCATATCCTAAATTTCATCCTAACTACCAAATATAGCCTTATATTAGAACATAAGTATATCTTGTACTTCTTGGAGAGAATATGCTTGCGTATCCTTTAAATAGCGAGGcttgacaaattaaaaattccacaatcCCGAATGAGGTGCATCGGGTGCTCCATAATCATCTGAAGTGGTCTTCGTAATCTAGATGTGTCAAGTAGTGTCGTGCCAATTTCTGTGATTGTTATCGGTCTCTGTAACCTCTTAAAAAGCCACATCAATCAAGCTCGCCACCGTTGTTTGCAATGTTGACAGAATCAACCTCCTCCAGATTCTCGAGCAAGCAAATCAACACCGAAAGTGGGTGGAAATATCTTTCTGTGATTGTTACCGGTCTCTGTGTTTTTCTCTCATTGATTTTGGCAACTTAATTGCAGCACTTGTGACTGTGATGGGATTCTACGCTCCGGTGTGGGCCAAGCCTAACGAGGAAGAGAAGGCGATCAAGGGGAGTGGGTTTGGGAGAAGCTTTGCATCCTCCAGTCATAACATTCCTTTGCTCCAAAACCAAGCTTCGAGTGTGTAGATATTATtggcagaaaaacaaaaagggaaaagggaaaaagacaaCGTTTCATACTCATTCATAATTCGTcctccttttgtccttttctaaATGAATTTGAGTTTCGGACCTAAGTAAGTCCTTCATCCGAGACCTCCTCTGGACCTCGAGATCCTTTAGACATAAAGCAAATAGAGGGTATTCCCGTCGACAGAGAAGAAAACGATATGCTCGGTGATAAAGAGGGTGGCGGTGGAGAAGGTAGATCTCAAGTCGACTTAAACCGACTACCGTCGGATATGGTCGTATAATAGTATCCCGCGCATTTCAACGAGCCAATGTAGGGGCATTACTtggaaaatgaagaatttggagaaaattttgactGCCATCCTCACATTGTTGCACATGTATTAATGTGCACACCCGCTTTTGAAAACTTACATTATGCATCACAATTTTATTACCAGATTTCAACTTGcctcttctatttcctttttccgttttctttatttttgttaaatcgCAACTTTCTTTTCTAAATTCTTCTTACTAGTCCATCATCCATTTTTACAGGGCTTTGCtaacataataatttttgagtAATTATAAAAGTAACAACATGGTGTGGgctataaattcttaaaagagtgaacTTCGTAACAATTTCTAATtatatgtcatttattttttaaggcCACTACATCTAATCAATTACCCTATGTGCTTTGTGAGTAGACAGATATACGTTGACCTAAAGAATATACTTGTCCATAtgggttcttctttctcttctttgtcatAAGATTCACCTCTTATTAATGATCACTAATCATCTGTTTAATGAGTTATTCAGATAGTATATTAAGAACAGccacataataaaaaataaaataagactcttgcatctctccctcttttctcctcctcctttctctttcttcgccCCACCCTCTAAAATGCCATCACCCGCCTTAGCTGTTGTCACCCTAAGTCGTAGTCGCGTGCTATGCCGCAGCCATTATCTTTGATGGCTCGTCTCTGCGCAATACCCTCCATCCCTATTAAgcaccgcctctctctctctctctctctctccgaggcTGTTGTGGCATATAGATCATTGGTTGGCGATGGTCCCTTACTCCATGATAGCCACAAAGTTGACCTGGCCTCGATTGGGGAGTGGAGCTCAAGCTTAGAATAGAGCTCACCCCTCTATGCACAGTTCAAGTTAATGGATAATTTGTTATGGGATGCTTTTGAAAGGAAATACGGATCGAATAGATGAcgttaggggtgatcggttccaaaATGGATTATTCCCATCTTAAAATCGAGAATCGCCTACTAGGAACTGATTCCGCAAAATGAAAACCGTTAACCATCCCCTCGTTCTATGGACCCATCTGAGAACCGAACCACCCGTGATTCGATTCTTGGGGGGTCTATGGAACCGGTCCTTCCGAGTAccaatatcaattaaaaaagtgtACGCGAGTGAATCAATGAAGCCATTCCCAATTTCTCATGGGATGCTCTGCATTCATTCAAGCAACGCTGAATTCTCACATCTTGACAAAACCGTGAAAACTGCAGCACTTGTTCCCTTTTCTGaccctctttttccttctcaaagTCGTGTACCATACAAATATGCTTTCAGTAAACCCCAAAATATGAACCATCTCCATTAGTGAGATGTACAGAGGAGGTATAGCATACCAAAAGATCTCATTGTTCCTCATTCTCCAACAAGATGATTAGCTTGAATGGACAACAACTTCATTgtgaacccaaaaaaataggtCCGGTCCGATTGAGAATTTGAGGGAGATAGcctgaattaaaaaatatatatctatatTATATACATAGGACTAGTTTGGTTGGTCCAATGGGTGGTTCCCACCTGGAACCAGGAACCGAGTCGGTACCCGTTGGTTCCAGCAAATTGAAACTAGAAACTAGACCCAGTACCGAGGGGAACCACCGAAAACCAACCGATTGGGTACGGTCTTGTCCAGTTCAGGTGGATCCCGATTTTTTTCTCGCCTCTAGATGTAGTTCACCACCAAGGCATAAAGGAACACCACTAGTCAAAAATAAAGGAATTTTTGGCTCACCACCAATGACATTGGATAAAAAACCAAAGATGGAAATGCGCTTATTTGAAGAAAATCTCATGTACTCATCAACTTGAAGTCTGGATCCATACATTTGAGAATTCACCTCTATTTGTAAAGGAACTGAGAGATTGGAACTAGGCAAAACATTAATGACATGGGAGCTAGACATATATTAAAGATTCAGGAACTAGTAAACACAACAATGATCCAGGaattagaaaatgcattaaaGCACATGAAAACTTTGAATTGTTTACTCTTTAGCCTTGTATATCAACCTCCAAATCATTATTCTGCCTTTACTCTTCAAATAGTAGCCCTTCTTGGGCCCATTAGATCAAGTTGTGGTTGAAATTCCCAAGATGTTTATGAATTTATAGTCTTCTTTTTAGTTACAAAGAACAGTTGTGGTTTTGTTATACCCTTTTATTAACCGTGCTCATTGGTGTTCAAGCCAATTTTCATCGTGGTCTTAATAAGTTGATGGGGACCTgctcagaaaaagaaaaaaagaagaactgTATTTATTataatcatcatcattattCATGCTTCATATATTATAATAAGCTGAAAAGATAAGAGCCGCATCAATCAAGCTCGCCTCCACTCTTTTGAGGGGAAATATTCGTATTCCTCATCAATCATACATattcaatatcatcatcatcatcggtgTCGTTATGTACCAACCCTCCAActgagagagcgagagagggagagagggggagagagatggAGGGGAGAGCGAGGGGTTCACTGCCGTTTGTggggatgatgatggtggttCTGGCTCAGGCGGGCAACATGGTGGTGATGAAGATGGCCATGTCCGACGGGATCAACAAGTACACCATGGTCTTTTACAGTAACGCCCTCTCCTCTCTCGTCCTCCTTCCTTGTCCCTTCATCTTCTCTCGCAGGTTTGTGCCCTGTCCATTATCCATCACTCATTAACTCCATTAATGTCTGGttcaaaggaaagaaagaaggtttTAAGAAACCTTGTCATGTTTGTTTGCTCTGTTTGGCAGGTCAGGGTCATGTCCTCCTCTCACTTCCTCTGTACTTGGCAAGATCTTCTTGCTCGCTCTGGTTGGGTGAGTGGAGTAAGTGAGTAAAGTTTCTTCGCTCGTGAATTTGCGGCCTTTTGAAGCGAAAGGTCTATATCAACTGCTGAGAGTTTCATACGAAAAACGGAGTAATATGTTTAGTACGTTGGATTGGCTGATGCAGATTCGCAGCACAGATGTCTGGGTACGTCGGCATCGATTACAGCTCCCCTGTTCTGGGCACGGCCATGATGAACCTCATCCCAGCTTTCACTTTCATTCTCGCCATTATTTCAAGGTTCTTTGTCTCTTCTTTCTCGTTATCTGCTGTGCTCTTAAAAGAACcttcatttggaaaaatgagAGAAGCAGATAATGGTCTGCTAATTGGATGATAGCTGGTTGATTTTACATAGATTCAGCTTAGAGTTGTGAGTGCAAGCCAGGCCCGGAGAGATTCACTCTGCTATTTAATCTCGGAGTTTATTAATGGTTCTACTACTTCATTTCTGCTTATGCTGGACCGGTAAAATTCGTAAAACGAGAGATGCTCTGCAAATGAATAGGTCCCTGAAATGGGACAAAATCAAGAAGGTCCAGTATTCAGCAAGTGGAGGCTGCACATTCATAGGACAGACGGGACAGAACTGCACATGTCGAGGGCAATGATTGCAACATTAACTTAGTTTATTCTTGTATAATTGAACTGAAAATTAGGATGGAGAAAGTGAATTGGAAAAGCTCAAGCAGCCAAGCTAAGCTTGTGGGAACCATAGCTTCCATCCTTGGTGCATTCGTAGTCACTCTCTACAAGGGTCCACCGATTCTCCCTTCACCATCGCCTCCCTCCGTCCAACCTCGCCACCTTCTATTTCTCCTCTCGCGACAATCCAACTGGATCCTTGGCGGGTTTCTCCTCATGGCTGAAGCTTTCTTCATATCATTGTTGTACATCGGACAGGTTATGTCCTTACTTAGAATATGAATGACACAAAAACGAAATGAAAGAAGACTTGACAAGTAAACATCTCTCTAATCTTGCAGGCATTTATCCTCAAAGATTACCCCGTGGTGCTGAACATAATGTTCTATTATATGTTCTTTTCGACTATTCTTTCCTTGCTGTTGTCTGTCATTACAGTGAGAGAACCAGAGTCATGGATTTTGAATGTCGATGTAGGTCTGATTGCTATTTTATACTCGGTAAGCATGTTACATGATGGCTGCTAAAGTCTAGATATTGGTCCGATTTCGAGGTTGAACATAAAACCCATATTGATATTGTATATGCAGGCTCTTGTTGCTGGCGTCTTCAGAATCACAATGTGTACATGGTGCCTGAAGAGAGCCGGACCTGTTTATGTCTCCATGTTCAAGCCCTTGGGAATTGTATTTGCTGTTGGATTGGGGTTCATATTTCTAGGCGAGATGTTACACCTTGGAAGGTAACAAgtactctctcttcttctctattGAGATGCCCATTAATCCACCTCGCCCTATAATCAAGAATCTAGTTGGTTAAAGGAAACTAGAAATGTGCGTTCATCAGAGAAAAAGCTCCCTCATGAGCTCATCTCATGCACAGCAACAGATATTCTGCAGACACAAAACATAAATGTGCTTGCTCTTTAGTTTTAACGTTTTATACAGAAATGGTTATACTCAAGTAAGATTtctggctaaaaaaaaaaagtccaaagatTTGCCTATTGAAAGAACAAGCGGCAAGGATGGTTCAATAACCTTTGAACAATTTGATATCACTATTGTAATTTGATCAAATAAGCTCAGAGAAGAAAGACACTAGAGAGAATTGCTACCGTAACTCTCATACTTTATTCATCAGATCATAAGCCTATTAAAATAGGCATAACATCCAAAACCACTTAGCATGAAAATAGCAACAGAATAGCAATAACAAATACCCACTAACATATCCAATTAACTAGAACATGTGCAGAAACAAACTCCTACAAACTAAGACTCCACTACTACATTATTGAAGACACGTAAAACTGAAACTTGACTACGTCAACAATTCCTATAAACTAGGATCAGCATAACAGACGCTAAGAACTCGGtaacaaaataacaaataaacaACAATATGTTAACAATACGCAATACTTGGTCACAAGGCAACCCACGTGCTGGTGTTGTTTTattcaatactccccctcaacaCCAGCTTCTGCTCTTTTCACCATACCGAGTTGATGACAGAAACTTTCGAACTTGTTGCTACTCAAGCCTTTTGTAAACAAATCTGTAGCTTGGTTTTCTGTTCCGACATGCTCCAACTCAATTTCTTCTTGCAAGACTTTCTCTACGATAAAATGATAATGCATCTCCACATGCTTAGTTCTTGCATGAAAAACCGGATTCTCCACCAAACGTATTGCCGACAAGTTGTCGCGGTACAAAGAGATACCAAACTATGTTGGCTGATGCAAGTCTTTCAATAATTGCATAAGCCAAGTGCTTTCTTGAGCTGCCATCGCTGCTGCTCGATACTCTGCTTCCGTGGTTGACAAAGACACTGTTGGTTGTCTTTTGCTACACTAAGAAATTGCTCCGGATCCGAGCATGAAAACATACCCGGTAGTTGAACATCGGGTATCATGGTCACCTGTATAGTCGGCATCACAATAGCCAACTAGTTTGCAATCTCCACCTCTCTTGTACATAATACCATAGCCAAGCGTGCTCTTCACATATCTCGGGATTCAACGAAGCGATTCCAAATGAGTCTTCTTTGGACTTTGCATGTAGCGACTCATCACACCAACTGCAAAAGAAATATATGGTCTTGTTAAAGTTAAGTAGATAAGACTACCCACCAACTGTAGGTACATGGTAGCATCTTCTAAATCTTTCCCTTCATGAGCACACATTTTGGCGTTTGGCTCCATTGGTGTCAAGATTGGCTTTCGTTTAAGCATTACAAATTTCTTCAACAAATCTTTGGAATACTTTTGCTGATGGAGAAATATTCCTTCCCGAGTATAGTCGCCCTCTAAGCCAAGAAAATGCTTGAGCTGTCCAAGTTCTTTCATCTCGAAAGCAACCGACAAATTCCCCTTGGTTTGGAGAATTTCTTCTTCACAATCTCCTGTGATGATTAAATCATCCACATACACCAGCAAAATAGCTAGCTTCCCTCCTTTAGCTTTGAAAAACAAGCTAGAATCCGCAGATGTCACCGAATAACCGCTATGAGTAAGAAATTCGACAATCTTACCATACCAAGCCCTCGGTGCTTGTTTCAACCCATAGAGGGCCTTCCGGAGCTTACACACGTACTCGGGATGATCTTGACTCTGAAAGCCCATCGGTTGGCTCATGTACATCTCCCGATCTATGTCCCCATGCAAAAATGCATTCTTCACGTCCATTTTCCTTAAGTTCCAACTTTTGCTCGTTGCAAGTGCCGGTAAGACTTGTACAATTGTAAACTTTGCAACTGGACTAAACGTTTCATCATAGTCTTGTCCATATTGTTGAGAGAACCCCCGGGCTACCAGACGAGCCTTGTGCCTCTCTATTGATCCATCTGTGCGGCGCTTTATCTTGTACACCCATTTGCGAGAAATAGGCTTCACATCTCTTGGCTTTGGTGCGAGCTCCCAAGTCTGATTTCGCTCTAATGCAGCAATGTCCTCTTCCATAGCTTTAATCCACTCCGGACTACGAGACGCTTCCTCAAATGTCTCTGGTTCTTTTGCATCCGCTTCTTCTACTATGGCGGCATTAGCATACTTGGAATTTGGCTTTCTGGCTCTTGTTGATCTTCTAAGTGCGGTTGATGTACCTGCTCCACTTGACTCATCTTCTTCGCTTGGCCTTTGGTATACACCTGTTTGCCAAGGATTTTGAGCTATGCCTTCTTCAACATCTCCATCGTCTGCAACCGTTGTTTCACTTGAACTCAActgaaattgagaaattttaacATTTCCTTAAAAACATCCGAGTCCGGTAGTAATTCCTTGTTTGAGGACCACCATGAGGAAGCTTCATCAAACACCATATTCCAAGATATGTAGCATTTCTCGGTTGTTGGATCGCAACATCGCCACCCTTTCCTTTCACTGTCATATCCTACAAAGATACACCTAACAGCCTTTTTCTCCATCTAGCTACGTAAGTGGTCAGGTACAAATACATATCACACACATCCAAAAACTCGAAAATGACCAACAGCAAGCttcatgttccatattttttcaaaaggtgAAAGGAAGCATAACCTTTGTTGAGGAAGCCTATTGGTCACAAAGGCCGCGGTCTTCATCGCTTCCGCCCAAAATCGTCCCCGAACATTCTTTGCATGAAGCATACTTCGACATACTTCCGCCATATGCCTGTTCTTCCTTTCTGCTACCCCATTTTGCTGCGGAGTGCTGGCACATGTGAATTGATGGCGTATTCTACACTCCCGAAGGAAATCTAAGAACTCATCTGAGGTGTACTCTCCCCCGTTGTCGGTGCGTAGACAACGAGACTCTTTGCCAACCTCCGCTTCCACTACCTTCTCGAACTCTTTAAACTTTGAAAGAGTTTTAGATTTTTCCTTCATAAAGTAAACACACACGTACCTCGAGAAGTCGTCAATGAAGGTCACCATGTACTTCATTCCACCAATGGAGGCTTGTTTAATTGGTCCAAACACATCAGAGTGAATCAACTCTAATGGTTTCTTTGCTTTAAATTTGGATTCTTCATACGGCAACTAGTGCGCTTTTCCATACCGACAGCCTATACATACACTGTCTGTTCTCACTTCAAGTTGTGGAAGTCCCTTCAACATCGACTTCTTCATCATCACATCTAGATTGGAATAGCTAACGTAACTTAGCCGCATGTGTCATAAGTATGCTGTCTCGTTCCTTCTCGTCTTGTCTACATATGCGGTTTCTGCGGACATTACATAGATCGACTCCAATCTTCGTCCCTTCATTACCGGCTCTTCTATAATCTCAAGGTCCCGATATATCTTCACATCTTGTGGACCAAATAGGACAAAATGGCCAGAAGATGTTAATTGTGCTACCAATAGAAGATTTTTCTTCATACCTGGAACATGATAGACATTTTGGAGTGGCACCTCGGTATCACTACATTAGGGAGAGACCGCCGTATTACCGATGTGAGCTATTGGAAACTTTGAGTTATTCGTTGTCACCACCACCCGACTTCCCTTATACTCTAACAAGTTACGC
The genomic region above belongs to Rhodamnia argentea isolate NSW1041297 chromosome 6, ASM2092103v1, whole genome shotgun sequence and contains:
- the LOC115731973 gene encoding WAT1-related protein At5g40240-like, yielding MEGRARGSLPFVGMMMVVLAQAGNMVVMKMAMSDGINKYTMVFYSNALSSLVLLPCPFIFSRRSGSCPPLTSSVLGKIFLLALVGFAAQMSGYVGIDYSSPVLGTAMMNLIPAFTFILAIISRMEKVNWKSSSSQAKLVGTIASILGAFVVTLYKGPPILPSPSPPSVQPRHLLFLLSRQSNWILGGFLLMAEAFFISLLYIGQAFILKDYPVVLNIMFYYMFFSTILSLLLSVITVREPESWILNVDVGLIAILYSALVAGVFRITMCTWCLKRAGPVYVSMFKPLGIVFAVGLGFIFLGEMLHLGSLIGALVIVMGFYVVVWGKSKQEEKTIEGSGVGECLASSSHKIPLLQSNA